A window of Eubacteriaceae bacterium ES3 contains these coding sequences:
- a CDS encoding DUF3786 domain-containing protein, with protein sequence MEANLRDETAIEEQRKDKLPYEHYKSLLKDFNPQEIEKLSACSFDTEKKVFTVRVMGSDYLVSFPDGDVKDHSGQEFDNYKLKTMILRFLMNAKGIKSTGQDMVYRDMSGGNAYYACFEGRCLKRFAFTFNYNPDGLKRAMTAIGAQTLDKGDLSFRFEFINDMFMTVILWLGDDEFPPAAQILFDKNFESAFSAEDMAVMGDIFIPILKGLSK encoded by the coding sequence ATGGAAGCAAACTTGCGGGACGAAACCGCTATTGAAGAACAAAGAAAAGATAAATTACCTTATGAGCATTACAAATCACTGTTAAAGGATTTTAATCCCCAGGAGATCGAAAAATTAAGTGCCTGTTCCTTTGACACAGAAAAAAAAGTTTTCACCGTACGGGTAATGGGATCAGACTATTTGGTTTCCTTTCCGGATGGCGATGTTAAAGACCATTCAGGACAGGAATTTGATAATTATAAGTTAAAAACGATGATTCTGCGCTTTCTGATGAATGCTAAAGGCATTAAATCAACTGGTCAGGATATGGTTTATCGGGATATGTCGGGAGGAAATGCCTATTATGCCTGTTTTGAAGGTCGTTGTCTGAAACGTTTTGCCTTCACTTTTAATTATAATCCTGACGGCCTTAAAAGAGCCATGACGGCTATTGGGGCCCAAACCCTGGATAAGGGGGATTTATCCTTCAGATTCGAATTTATAAATGATATGTTTATGACCGTGATATTATGGCTGGGAGACGATGAATTTCCGCCAGCTGCTCAGATTCTTTTTGACAAAAACTTTGAATCTGCTTTTTCAGCCGAAGATATGGCGGTGATGGGTGATATTTTTATTCCGATTTTAAAGGGTCTGAGTAAGTAA
- the hcp gene encoding hydroxylamine reductase, with protein sequence MFCFQCEQTAKGSACEVAGVCGKAAPTAGLQDELIGAAIGLSKAVIKNGATEATDACIKKALFTTVTNVNFDDNSIKIMVDCVDKMKNELDPSIEDYNMGSLWAENEDIRSLKTLILLGVKGMAAYAHHAAILGYHDASVDSFFYKALAAVGSDMGMDELLPIVLETGTVNLTCMELLDKANTETYGTPVPTEVTLTIEKGPFIIITGHDLRDLKLLLEQTEGKGINIYTHGEMLPCHAYPELKKYPHLKGNFGTAWQNQQKEFANVPAPVLFTTNCIMPVKESYADRIFTTDLVQYPEMVHIGKDKDFSAVIEKALELGGYDEDKHLTGINGGHKVMTGFGHGTVLGVADKVIEAVKAGDIKHFFLVGGCDGAKTGRNYYTEFVEKTPEDTVVLTLACGKYRFNDLDLGTIGGLPRLMDMGQCNDAYSAIKVAVALADAFQCDVNELPLSLVLSWYEQKAVCILLTLLSLGIKNILLGPTLPAFVSPNVLNVLVENYQIGPITTAEEDLKKLLSK encoded by the coding sequence ATGTTTTGTTTCCAATGTGAACAGACGGCAAAAGGATCTGCTTGTGAGGTTGCGGGGGTTTGCGGAAAAGCGGCGCCGACAGCTGGTTTGCAGGATGAATTAATTGGGGCAGCGATTGGACTTTCCAAAGCTGTGATAAAAAATGGAGCTACAGAAGCAACCGATGCCTGCATTAAGAAGGCGCTGTTTACAACGGTTACTAACGTCAATTTTGATGATAATAGTATTAAAATTATGGTTGACTGTGTTGATAAAATGAAAAATGAACTGGATCCATCGATTGAGGATTACAATATGGGAAGCCTTTGGGCGGAAAATGAAGATATCAGATCTTTGAAAACCCTGATTCTACTAGGGGTTAAAGGGATGGCTGCCTACGCCCATCATGCTGCGATTTTAGGCTACCACGATGCTTCGGTTGACAGCTTTTTCTATAAAGCTTTAGCCGCTGTGGGATCAGATATGGGTATGGACGAACTGTTGCCGATCGTTTTAGAAACGGGAACCGTTAATTTAACCTGTATGGAACTGCTGGATAAAGCTAATACCGAAACTTATGGAACACCGGTTCCAACAGAAGTAACCTTAACCATCGAAAAGGGACCTTTTATTATCATTACCGGTCATGACTTAAGAGACCTGAAGCTGCTTTTAGAACAGACAGAAGGAAAAGGCATTAACATCTATACTCATGGAGAAATGCTTCCTTGCCACGCCTATCCGGAATTAAAAAAATATCCTCATCTTAAAGGAAATTTTGGGACTGCCTGGCAGAATCAGCAGAAAGAATTTGCTAATGTGCCGGCTCCAGTTCTTTTCACCACTAACTGTATTATGCCGGTAAAAGAATCATATGCTGATCGGATCTTTACCACCGATTTGGTCCAGTATCCGGAAATGGTTCATATTGGCAAAGATAAAGACTTTAGCGCGGTTATTGAAAAAGCTCTGGAACTGGGTGGGTATGATGAAGATAAGCATTTGACCGGAATCAATGGTGGTCATAAGGTGATGACTGGCTTTGGTCATGGAACGGTATTAGGGGTTGCTGATAAAGTGATAGAAGCCGTTAAAGCCGGTGATATTAAACACTTCTTCCTGGTCGGCGGATGTGATGGTGCTAAAACAGGTCGTAACTACTATACAGAATTTGTTGAAAAAACGCCGGAGGATACAGTCGTCTTAACCCTGGCTTGCGGAAAGTATCGATTCAATGATCTGGATCTGGGCACCATTGGGGGACTTCCCAGACTGATGGATATGGGGCAGTGCAATGATGCTTATTCGGCTATAAAAGTCGCAGTTGCTTTGGCCGATGCCTTCCAGTGTGATGTTAATGAACTGCCTTTAAGTCTTGTATTGTCCTGGTATGAACAGAAGGCGGTCTGTATTTTATTAACACTCTTGTCGCTGGGAATAAAAAATATTTTACTGGGACCAACACTTCCGGCATTTGTATCGCCGAATGTTTTAAATGTACTGGTTGAAAACTATCAAATCGGACCGATCACAACGGCAGAAGAAGATCTTAAAAAATTATTGAGTAAATAA
- a CDS encoding 4Fe-4S binding protein, protein MIRKIISIDEEKCNGCGLCADACHEGAIGMVDGVAKLLRDDYCDGLGDCLPACPTGAITFVEREAAAYDEEAVKKNMALKKQVSGCPSSQAKVIEKTEDKLPCGCPGSSSKAIVREEAEVQVKSQQGPDSQLRQWPVQIKLAPVNAPYFNGAHLLIAADCTAYAYGDFHNKFIKNKVTLVGCPKLDAVDYADKLTEIIRLNDIKSVTVVRMEVPCCSGIVNAVTTALKNSGKMIPWQVHTISTDGKILEDI, encoded by the coding sequence ATGATTCGTAAGATAATATCAATAGATGAAGAAAAATGTAATGGATGTGGTTTATGTGCAGATGCCTGCCATGAAGGTGCAATTGGAATGGTTGATGGAGTGGCCAAGCTTTTAAGAGATGATTATTGTGATGGTCTGGGGGACTGTTTGCCGGCCTGCCCGACTGGGGCGATCACGTTTGTAGAACGGGAAGCAGCAGCCTATGACGAAGAGGCAGTGAAAAAGAATATGGCGTTAAAAAAACAGGTTTCTGGATGTCCGAGCAGCCAGGCAAAGGTTATCGAAAAAACAGAAGACAAATTGCCGTGCGGATGTCCGGGGTCTTCTTCAAAGGCAATTGTCAGAGAAGAAGCTGAGGTTCAGGTAAAGAGTCAGCAAGGACCAGACTCCCAGCTTCGGCAATGGCCGGTTCAGATCAAACTGGCACCAGTCAACGCCCCCTATTTTAATGGGGCCCACCTTCTGATTGCAGCTGACTGTACGGCCTATGCTTACGGAGATTTTCATAACAAGTTTATTAAAAACAAAGTGACTCTGGTGGGCTGTCCTAAGTTGGACGCGGTGGACTATGCCGACAAACTGACGGAAATTATCCGACTTAATGATATCAAAAGCGTGACGGTGGTGCGGATGGAAGTACCCTGCTGTTCTGGAATTGTGAATGCCGTCACGACCGCCTTGAAAAATTCTGGAAAAATGATTCCCTGGCAGGTTCATACCATTTCAACCGATGGCAAAATATTGGAAGACATCTGA
- the acsV gene encoding corrinoid activation/regeneration protein AcsV, which yields MQKVRFMVKGKRTIELIARDHENLLEAARRAGVMIDSPCSGNVTCGKCKVQIIRGAVETTKSRHISEDEMAAGFVLACNSKIIEDIVVDVPDLASSFVNEMQITDLSQNENKNIKYVRNKMLKMGMTNASRLWSQEIELGEPTIEDSQADEDRLKFYFKHQLGYEDIIISLDVLRKLPDVFRANDFKIEVVYLKRREIAEILDVKPLDSIKTPLYGVALDIGTTSVSACLVNMDNNEIVAKASMGNAQVKFGADVINRIVYSVKPGGLENLRKAIVDETINALIGKMVKTVGIDREDIYEVCAAGNTTMNHLLLGINPDYLRREPFIPAINDIPEMKCREIGIEVNPEGKIYLAPSVASYVGGDITAGVFAVPVWMREDFTMLVDLGTNGEIVFGNKDFMMTCACSAGPAFEGGEISCGTRAVPGAIEEVKINDEDLRPFYNTIGQHSPVGICGSGIIDLICEMKRTGIIDGKGRMNKELNHPRIQFDEYGIGQYFLYSKELDNGSKDVYITEVDIDSFVKAKGAVFSAIYTLMESLDMSIDVLENVYVAGGIGTNLDIKNAIALGMLPDIPVEKYYYIGNSSMQGCYLALTLTEGKDTIREISNNMTYMELSVYPTYMDEFVSACFIPHTNLNLFPSLQE from the coding sequence ATGCAGAAAGTAAGATTCATGGTCAAGGGAAAAAGGACCATCGAACTGATTGCCCGTGATCATGAGAATCTTTTGGAGGCGGCGCGTAGAGCCGGTGTGATGATTGATTCGCCATGCAGCGGAAATGTAACTTGTGGAAAATGTAAAGTACAAATTATCAGGGGGGCGGTGGAGACCACCAAAAGTCGGCACATTTCGGAAGATGAAATGGCAGCAGGATTTGTTCTGGCATGTAATTCAAAAATCATTGAAGATATTGTGGTGGATGTGCCTGATCTGGCCTCGTCATTTGTAAACGAAATGCAGATTACAGATCTTTCTCAGAATGAAAATAAAAATATCAAATATGTCCGTAATAAAATGCTTAAAATGGGTATGACAAATGCCAGTCGACTTTGGTCTCAAGAAATTGAACTTGGGGAGCCAACAATCGAAGACAGTCAGGCTGATGAAGACCGACTGAAGTTTTATTTTAAACATCAACTTGGTTATGAGGATATTATTATCAGTCTGGATGTGTTGAGAAAACTTCCGGATGTGTTTCGGGCTAATGACTTTAAAATTGAAGTGGTTTATTTAAAACGCCGGGAAATTGCTGAAATACTTGATGTAAAACCTCTTGACAGTATAAAAACACCACTTTACGGTGTAGCCTTGGATATAGGAACGACCTCTGTATCAGCTTGTCTGGTTAACATGGATAATAACGAAATTGTAGCCAAGGCGTCAATGGGAAATGCTCAGGTCAAGTTTGGTGCGGACGTTATTAACCGTATTGTTTATTCGGTTAAACCTGGCGGACTTGAAAACTTACGCAAGGCTATTGTTGATGAAACCATTAATGCTTTGATTGGGAAGATGGTTAAAACCGTTGGAATTGACAGAGAAGATATCTATGAAGTGTGTGCAGCAGGAAATACCACGATGAATCATCTGCTTTTAGGAATTAATCCGGATTATTTGCGTCGTGAACCCTTTATTCCTGCCATCAACGATATTCCGGAAATGAAATGCAGAGAAATCGGTATTGAGGTTAATCCAGAAGGTAAAATATATTTGGCCCCTTCAGTAGCTTCTTATGTTGGGGGAGACATCACAGCAGGTGTTTTTGCCGTTCCGGTCTGGATGCGTGAGGATTTTACGATGTTGGTGGATCTGGGAACCAACGGCGAAATTGTTTTTGGTAATAAGGATTTTATGATGACCTGTGCCTGTTCGGCAGGACCGGCCTTTGAAGGCGGGGAAATCAGCTGCGGAACCAGAGCCGTTCCGGGAGCTATTGAAGAGGTCAAAATAAATGACGAAGATTTAAGACCCTTCTATAATACAATTGGACAGCATAGTCCAGTGGGGATTTGCGGTTCGGGAATCATCGACTTGATATGCGAAATGAAACGGACTGGTATTATTGATGGTAAAGGCCGGATGAATAAAGAACTCAATCATCCGCGGATTCAGTTTGATGAATATGGAATCGGTCAATATTTTCTGTATTCAAAAGAATTAGATAATGGGTCTAAAGATGTTTATATTACAGAAGTAGATATTGACTCTTTTGTTAAGGCAAAAGGTGCGGTTTTTTCAGCAATCTATACCTTGATGGAAAGTCTGGATATGTCAATTGATGTCTTGGAAAATGTTTATGTTGCGGGTGGGATTGGAACTAATCTGGACATCAAAAATGCTATTGCCTTGGGGATGCTTCCAGATATCCCGGTGGAAAAATACTATTATATTGGAAATTCTTCCATGCAGGGATGCTATCTGGCACTCACTTTAACCGAAGGCAAAGATACGATTCGCGAAATTTCCAATAATATGACATACATGGAATTAAGTGTCTATCCCACCTATATGGACGAATTTGTATCAGCCTGCTTTATCCCTCATACCAACTTGAATCTGTTTCCCTCGCTGCAGGAATAA
- a CDS encoding AAA family ATPase, protein MSYNIAIAGKGGVGKTSLTGMLIEYLVEAGLGPILAVDADANANLNEVLGEEIELSIGEIKEEVNHAEMDGVPLPSGMTKTDFLKFRLNQAVAEGNGYDLLVMGRSQGAGCYCYVNGILKTQLDSLGKNYNYIIVDNEAGMEHLSRGTLGKIDMLILVSDCSRRGVQAVGRIRDLVDELKLKVPTIKLIINRAPDGVLNEGTAEEVEKQGLDLIGVVPLDQNVFEYDAYGKPLVDLPVEAPSKKALREIVDKLEIIKNK, encoded by the coding sequence ATGTCTTATAACATTGCAATTGCCGGAAAAGGTGGCGTTGGTAAAACCAGTTTAACCGGTATGTTAATTGAATATCTAGTGGAAGCGGGTTTAGGCCCGATTCTAGCGGTGGATGCTGATGCCAATGCGAATCTTAATGAGGTTCTTGGTGAAGAAATTGAACTGTCCATCGGTGAAATTAAAGAAGAAGTCAACCATGCAGAAATGGACGGTGTGCCATTACCATCAGGGATGACTAAAACAGATTTTCTAAAATTTCGTTTAAACCAGGCAGTGGCTGAAGGGAATGGTTATGATCTGTTAGTAATGGGTCGTAGTCAGGGAGCTGGTTGCTACTGTTATGTAAACGGAATTTTAAAGACCCAGCTTGATTCTCTGGGAAAAAATTATAACTACATTATAGTTGATAATGAAGCGGGAATGGAACATTTAAGCCGAGGAACGCTGGGAAAAATTGATATGCTGATTTTGGTCAGTGATTGTTCTCGCCGAGGTGTTCAGGCAGTTGGTCGAATCCGTGACCTGGTAGATGAACTGAAGCTGAAGGTGCCAACTATTAAATTGATTATTAACCGGGCTCCTGATGGCGTCTTAAATGAAGGTACAGCGGAAGAAGTTGAAAAGCAGGGGCTGGATTTAATTGGTGTTGTACCACTGGATCAGAATGTCTTTGAATATGACGCTTATGGAAAACCGTTAGTGGACTTACCGGTTGAAGCACCTTCGAAAAAGGCACTTCGCGAAATTGTAGACAAACTGGAAATCATTAAGAATAAATAG
- a CDS encoding DUF3786 domain-containing protein: MKKIPDIDPHFSEQGYEVNQAVFKNYAPHIMANNSGIAYDPENQCFTIEVLGERYQVKYPEGQIVFEDGSEVLNYSVKMIILRYLMNANGTGPTGNFKSYKEFPDGPLYYANFYARSIKIFALIGSEYPQALDSFINEMETQSMDKGDISFSLKVMPGVEMAFILWYGDDEFEAEGQILFDSNLIEIFTIKDLAVLGDVLMLKMKTFTQA; the protein is encoded by the coding sequence ATGAAAAAAATACCAGATATTGACCCTCATTTCTCAGAACAAGGTTATGAGGTGAATCAGGCGGTCTTTAAAAATTATGCCCCTCATATTATGGCAAATAATTCAGGGATTGCTTATGATCCTGAAAATCAGTGTTTTACTATAGAAGTGTTGGGTGAACGGTATCAGGTAAAATATCCTGAGGGTCAGATTGTTTTTGAAGATGGTAGTGAAGTTTTAAATTATTCGGTAAAGATGATTATTCTGCGCTATCTGATGAATGCTAATGGGACGGGTCCTACAGGGAACTTTAAAAGTTATAAAGAATTTCCCGATGGTCCCTTGTACTACGCGAACTTTTATGCACGAAGTATAAAGATTTTTGCTTTAATTGGATCAGAATATCCTCAGGCTTTAGATAGCTTTATCAACGAGATGGAGACCCAGTCGATGGACAAGGGAGATATTTCCTTTTCACTGAAAGTGATGCCCGGTGTTGAAATGGCTTTTATTCTCTGGTATGGGGATGATGAGTTTGAAGCAGAGGGCCAGATTCTCTTTGATTCTAATCTTATCGAGATCTTTACAATTAAAGATTTGGCGGTTTTAGGTGATGTTTTGATGTTGAAAATGAAAACCTTTACCCAGGCTTAA